The stretch of DNA CTTTCACTGTACGGCAGCGTGTCGTACGCCATCCGCTCGCCGTTCTCCAGCACCTTGCTTTCGCGCGGCTGGCCGAAATAGATGCCACCGGTCAGCTCGCGAACGATCAGGATATCCAGCCCGGCCACGATCTCAGGCTTCAGCGAGGACGCATCGGCCAGTTGTGGATAGAGCAGCGCCGGGCGCAGGTTACCGAACAGCCGCAGTTCGGAGCGAATCTTGAGCAGGCCGCGCTCAGGGCGAATGGCAGGATCGATGGTGTCCCACTTCGGGCCGCCCACGGCGCCAAGCAGAATGGCATCGGCAGCGCGCGCGCGCTCAAGGGTTTCGTCCGCCAGCGGCACGCCATATTTGTCGACCGCTGCGCCGCCCAACTCGTCGTAGCTTAGCTCGAAGCCCAGCTGGAACTTGTCATTGGCCAGCTGCAGTACCTTGACCGCTTCGGCCATGATCTCCGGGCCGATACCGTCGCCGGGGAGAATTAGAATCTGTTTGGACATCTGGTATTCCTTATAGGGGAGTCACATCGCGGCCGGGGCGTTTCGTAGGGTGGGCTTCAGCCCACCGACTTAGTAATACTCAGCCTATTTGATCGCGCCGAAGAGCCATGGCTGGCTCTGCTGGTGACGGGTTTCGAACGCTTTGATCGCGTCCGCGTCCTGCAGCGTCAGGCCGATATCGTCGAGGCCGTTAAGCAGGCAGTGCTTGCGGAACGCATCGACCTCGAAACCGTACTGCTTGCCATCCGGGCGGGTGACAGTCTGCGCCGCAAGATCAACCGTCAGCTGGTATCCCTCAGCGGCCTCTGCCTGCTCGAATAGCTCATCGACCGCGTCCTCACTCAGCACGATCGGCAACAGGCCATTCTTGAAACTGTTGTTGTAGAAGATATCCGCAAAGCTCGGCGCGATAATTGTCCGGAACCCGTACTCCTCAAGCGCCCAAGGCGCGTGCTCGCGCGACGAACCACAGCCGAAATTCTCACGAGCCAGTAGAACGCTAGCGCCCTGATAGCGCGGAAAATTCAGGACGAACTCATGATTCACCGGCCGATTCGAGCAGTCCTGATTGGGCTGCCCGACATCCAGGTAGCGCCACTCGTCGAAGAGGTTCTGGCCGAACCCAGTGCGCTTGATCGACTTAAGAAACTGCTTCGGAATGATTTGATCCGTATCGACATTGGCGCGATCGAGCGGCGCGACGAGGCCGGTGTGCTGGGTAAATGCTTTCATATCGGGCTCCTCAGGCTTGCGTCAATTCGCGGACATCGATGAAGCGACCGGTTACGGCTGCAGCCGCCGCCATCGCCGGGCTTACCAGGTGCGTTCTGCCGCCCGCGCCCTGACGCCCTTCGAAGTTGCGGTTGGACGTGGATGCACAATGCTCGCCGCTGCCCAGCTTGTCTGGGTTCATGGCCAGGCACATCGAGCACCCTGGTTCGCGCCATTCGAACCCCGCCTCGAGAAATATCTTGTCCAGCCCTTCTGCCTCCGCCTGTTTCTTAACCAACCCCGAACCCGGCACGACCATCGCCTGCTTGACCGTAGAGGCGACTTTCCGCCCCTTGGCTACCTCAGCGGCAGCGCGCAAATCTTCGATGCGTGAGTTCGTGCACGAACCAATAAACACGCGATCGAGCTGAATCTCGGTAATCGGCTGATTGGCACGCAGCCCCATGTATTTCAGCGCCCGCGTGATGGAATCCCGCTTAACCGGGTCGGATTCGGCGTCCGGATCCGGCACGCTCTCATCGACCGCGAGCACCATCTCGGGCGAGGTACCCCAGCTGACCTGAGGCTTGATGTCTTCCGCCTTCAGCTCGATGACCGTATCGAAGACCGCATCCTCATCAGAAACCAAGTCCTTCCAGGCTTCGACCGCACGCGCCCAGTCCGCGCCCTTCGGTGCATAAGGACGGCCGTCGACATAGGCAATGGTCTTGTCATCAACCGCCACCATACCGACACGGGCGCCCGCCTCGATGGACATGTTGCAAATGGTCATGCGCCCTTCCATGGACAGGTCACGGATGGCGCTGCCCGCGAACTCAAGCGCGTGACCGTTACCCCCAGCCGTGCCGATCTTGCCGATCACTGCCAACACAATGTCCTTGGCGGTCACGCCAAAGGGCAACGTGCCCTCAACGCGAACCTGCATGTTTTTCATTTTCTTGGCGACCAAACACTGTGTCGCAAGCACATGCTCGACTTCCGAAGTGCCAATGCCATGGGCCAGCGCACCGAAGGCGCCATGAGTCGAGGTGTGAGAGTCACCGCAGACGACGGTCATGCCCGGCAGCGTCGCGCCCTGCTCCGGGCCGATGACATGCACGATGCCCTGGCGCACGTCGTTCATCTTGAATTCGAGAATGCCGAAGTCATCGCAGTTCTCATCCAGCGTCTGGACCTGGATACGGGAGACTTCATCGGCGATGGCTTCCAGTCCGCCCTGACGCTCGCCCTTCGTGGTGGGGACGTTGTGGTCGGGCGTCGCGATATTGGCATCGATGCGCCATGGCTTACGGCTCGCCAGACGCAGGCCTTCGAACGCTTGTGGCGAAGTCACTTCATGCAGGATGTGGCGATCTATATAAATCAACGATGAGCCATCATCGCGACGTTTCACCTCATGCATTTCCCAGAGCTTGTCGTAGAGCGTTTTGCCGGCCATCGGACATTTCCTCATCAGTGCGGTGGGCAAAAGCCCTTTTGCTTATGGGGTTGATGCTATGGGTATCGCTCGAATTACTCAAATTCATATTTTTTATTCAATGCATTCCATGATGGAATAACAGCGACCGTTCCTTGAATCGATTCATCTAGGAGATCGCCGTGGACCTCGCCAGCCTAAACGCCTTCATTGCAATCGCCGAAATGGGCAGCTTTTCCCTTGCCGCCGATCGCCTTCATCTGACTCAACCTGCCGTCAGCAAACGGCTCGCAACGCTGGAAACACAGCTCAATGTGAGGCTGTTCGATCGATTAGGGCGGGAGATCGGTCTGACTGAAGCTGGCCGAGCGCTCCTTCCGCGGGCGTACCAGATTCTCAACGTGCTGGACGACACCCGCCGCGCCTTGACGAATCTAAACGGCAATGTCAGCGGGCGGCTGTCCCTGGCCACCAGCCACCACATTGGCTTACATCGCCTGCCACCGCTGTTAAGGACCTTCACGCGCCGCTACCCGGACGTCAATCTCGATATCCGTTTCCTGGATTCGGAGATCGCCTACGAAGAGGTTTTGCATGGCCGCGCCGAGTTAGCGGTAATAACCTTGGCGCCCCAAACGGCCGCACCGGTGCGCGCAGTCAACGTGTGGGACGACCCGCTCGATTTTGTCGTCGCACCGGAGCATCCATTGGCGCAAAAGAGCGAAATCTCCTTGGCGGACATTGCCGGGTACCCGGCGGTGTTTCCGGGCGGTAACACCTTTACCCACCATATCGCTCACCGGCTGTTTGAACGCGAGGGACTAACGCCCAACATCACGATGAGCACCAACTATATGGAAACGATCAAGATGATGGTTTCCATCGGCATAGCATGGAGCGTCCTGCCGCGCACGATGCTCGATGAACAGGTGGTACGTCTGTCATTACCAGGCATTCAACTGTCCAGGCAACTCGGTTACATCACCCATACTGAGCGCACGCTATCGAATGCTGCAAAAGCGTTTATGGCGCTGCTGGACGCCGACTGACCGCTGGCACGCTGACGTCAGCTATAAACTAAGTCGGCCCGTCCCAACGAGCAGTAAGAACGCCATAGCGAACCTTTGCCATAGATCGTCACGCGCGTTTCGGCGTCATCTGAAGCCACTTGCGCTTGCGGAACCGCTCATTACCAGCGAAGGGATAGCGACTCGGTCGGACGCATGCTGAAATCGTGCGGACAATCGTGACGATCACAAAGCCCTGATCCAGAAGTGATCGTCTACAACGTCGAGCATCAGCCGTAACTTAAACTGCTGCCACTACATAGAGCGATCGCTATCCAGGCTATCTGGTCGCCCGCTCTGGCGGACGTCATCGAACTGCGATCACAGCAGCAGCCATCAAGACTCGTCCCAAAAAACGAAACCCCGCACAACGGCGGGGTTTCGCTCTTGATTGGCAGGCTTTTACGCCGCCGTCATCGCGCCAATCAGGCCTCTTCCAGCGTCAGGCGCTGGCCGTTGATCGGGATGCGCTTAGGCTTGGCTTCTTCCGGCACGACTCGCTCGAGCTCAATGGCCAACAAGCCGTTATTGAGCGCTGCGCCCCTTACCTCAATATGATCAGCGAGGCGGAACGACAGCTTGAACGCGCGCTGCGCAATGCCCTGATGCAGGTAGGTGACATAGTCACCGGCGTTCTCGCGCTTGCCACCACTGATGGTCAGCACACCGCGCTCGACTTGCAGGTCCAGATCGGAGTCTTGGAAACCTGCGGCTGCTACGATGATGCGGTACTGATCATCGCCGTGTTTCTCCACGTTGTAGGGTGGAAATGAGCTGTTAGCGTCGTTGCGCAGAGCCGATTCGAATAGATCATTGAAACGATCGAAGCCAATAGATTGGCGAAACAATGGAGCCATCGAAAAACTAGTCATTTTGCTATCTCCTGATATTCAGCGAGTGGTTACTACAGGACCCGGATTCGGCATCCTGTACCGCCTAAATAGGAGCTGCTCATTCCATTTCAAGACCGTTCGTCGGGGCTTTTTCATGTCGAAAGTGATGTTGATTACCGGTGCCAGCAGAGGAATAGGCGCGGCCACTGCCAGACTCGCCGCAGCCCAAGGCTACGCCTTGTGTCTGAACTATCACCAACGCCAGGACGCCGCGCAGCAGCTGGTCAAAGAGCTTCAGAACGCAGGGACGAGGGCCATCGCAGTCGCGGCCGATGTATCGGACGATGCGCAAGTCGCCAAGCTGTTCGCCTCGATCGATGCCGAATTCGGCAGGCTTGACGTACTGGTGAATAACGCTGGCATGTTGGAACGGCAGATGCGCCTGGATGAGATGGACGCGGCGCGGCTGATGCGTGTGTTTGCGATCAACGTGACCGGCAGTTTCCTCTGCGCGCGGGAAGCAGTTAAGCGCATGTCGACTCGCTACGGTGGCAACGGCGGCGCCATCATCAATGTCTCCTCGATCGCCGCAAAGCTTGGCGCACCCAACGAATACATCGATTACGCGGCCGCGAAAGGTGCCATCGATAGCATGACCCTTGGCCTCGCCAAGGAAGTCGCCGCCGAAGACATTCGAGTCAACGCCGTGCGACCCGGCGTGATCCGCACCGAGATTCATGCCAGCGGCGGTGAGCCCGGGCGCGTCGAACGCGTCAAAGCCAGCGTGCCGATGGGACGCGGTGGTGAAGCCAAAGAAGTAGCCGAAGCGATTCTCTGGCTTGCCAGCGAAAAGGCCAGCTATACCAGCGGCGCTCTGTTGGATGTCAGCGGCGGGCGCTAAACCACCGCTTTGAAATTTAGCTTCTTGCTGTCGAGACCCAGCAGCGCATCGAGCCGCTCGCAGTCGTTCTCTCGCCTTACCTGCGCGAA from Pseudomonas sp. DNDY-54 encodes:
- the leuD gene encoding 3-isopropylmalate dehydratase small subunit gives rise to the protein MKAFTQHTGLVAPLDRANVDTDQIIPKQFLKSIKRTGFGQNLFDEWRYLDVGQPNQDCSNRPVNHEFVLNFPRYQGASVLLARENFGCGSSREHAPWALEEYGFRTIIAPSFADIFYNNSFKNGLLPIVLSEDAVDELFEQAEAAEGYQLTVDLAAQTVTRPDGKQYGFEVDAFRKHCLLNGLDDIGLTLQDADAIKAFETRHQQSQPWLFGAIK
- the leuC gene encoding 3-isopropylmalate dehydratase large subunit; protein product: MAGKTLYDKLWEMHEVKRRDDGSSLIYIDRHILHEVTSPQAFEGLRLASRKPWRIDANIATPDHNVPTTKGERQGGLEAIADEVSRIQVQTLDENCDDFGILEFKMNDVRQGIVHVIGPEQGATLPGMTVVCGDSHTSTHGAFGALAHGIGTSEVEHVLATQCLVAKKMKNMQVRVEGTLPFGVTAKDIVLAVIGKIGTAGGNGHALEFAGSAIRDLSMEGRMTICNMSIEAGARVGMVAVDDKTIAYVDGRPYAPKGADWARAVEAWKDLVSDEDAVFDTVIELKAEDIKPQVSWGTSPEMVLAVDESVPDPDAESDPVKRDSITRALKYMGLRANQPITEIQLDRVFIGSCTNSRIEDLRAAAEVAKGRKVASTVKQAMVVPGSGLVKKQAEAEGLDKIFLEAGFEWREPGCSMCLAMNPDKLGSGEHCASTSNRNFEGRQGAGGRTHLVSPAMAAAAAVTGRFIDVRELTQA
- a CDS encoding LysR family transcriptional regulator — protein: MDLASLNAFIAIAEMGSFSLAADRLHLTQPAVSKRLATLETQLNVRLFDRLGREIGLTEAGRALLPRAYQILNVLDDTRRALTNLNGNVSGRLSLATSHHIGLHRLPPLLRTFTRRYPDVNLDIRFLDSEIAYEEVLHGRAELAVITLAPQTAAPVRAVNVWDDPLDFVVAPEHPLAQKSEISLADIAGYPAVFPGGNTFTHHIAHRLFEREGLTPNITMSTNYMETIKMMVSIGIAWSVLPRTMLDEQVVRLSLPGIQLSRQLGYITHTERTLSNAAKAFMALLDAD
- a CDS encoding Hsp20 family protein, whose translation is MTSFSMAPLFRQSIGFDRFNDLFESALRNDANSSFPPYNVEKHGDDQYRIIVAAAGFQDSDLDLQVERGVLTISGGKRENAGDYVTYLHQGIAQRAFKLSFRLADHIEVRGAALNNGLLAIELERVVPEEAKPKRIPINGQRLTLEEA
- a CDS encoding SDR family oxidoreductase, translating into MSKVMLITGASRGIGAATARLAAAQGYALCLNYHQRQDAAQQLVKELQNAGTRAIAVAADVSDDAQVAKLFASIDAEFGRLDVLVNNAGMLERQMRLDEMDAARLMRVFAINVTGSFLCAREAVKRMSTRYGGNGGAIINVSSIAAKLGAPNEYIDYAAAKGAIDSMTLGLAKEVAAEDIRVNAVRPGVIRTEIHASGGEPGRVERVKASVPMGRGGEAKEVAEAILWLASEKASYTSGALLDVSGGR